One genomic segment of Vulpes vulpes isolate BD-2025 chromosome 2, VulVul3, whole genome shotgun sequence includes these proteins:
- the AMBN gene encoding ameloblastin, which produces MSALKIPLFKMKDLVLILCLLKMSSAVPVFPQQPGTPGMASLSLETMRQLGSLQGLNMLSQYSRFGFGKSFNSLWMHGLLPPHSSFPWMRPREHETQQYEYSLPVHPPPLPSQPSLQPQQPGQKPFLQSAIVTDIQDTAQKGGPQPPVYQGQPPLQQTEGPMLEQQVAPSDKPPKAELPGMDFAEPQGPSVFQIARLISRGPMPQNKPSPLYPGIFYMSYGANQLNAPGRLGIMSSEEMAGGRGSPMAYGAMFPGFGGMRPNLGGMPHNPGMGGDFTLEFDSPVAGTKGPEKGEGGAQGSPMHDVNPANPENPALLTEVAPGALGGLLAHPKDNDPSLARGPAGQSGGPPRVTPADADPLMTPELADIYETYGADVTTPLEETPTDTTVIPDTEQTLMPENKAQQPQIMPDGWHFQEP; this is translated from the exons ATCCCACTTTTCAAGATGAAGGACCTGGTACTGATCTTATGTCTCCTGAAAATGAGTTCTGCAGTGCCG GTGTTTCCTCAGCAACCTGGGACACCAGGCATGGCTAGTTTAAGCCTGGAG acaATGAGACAGTTGGGAAGTTTGCAGGGATTAAACATGCTTTCTCAG TATTCAAGATTTGGTTTTGGAAAATCATTTAATTCTTTGTGGATGCATGGTCTCCTCCCACCGCATTCTTCTTTCCCATGGATGAGACCAAGGGAACATGAAACTCAACAG TATGAATATTCTTTGCCTGTGCATCCCCCACCTCTCCCATCGCAGCCATCCCTGCAGCCTCAACAGCCAGGACAGAAACCCTTCCTCCAGTCTGCTATTGTAACTGACATCCAGGACACCGCCCAGAAGGGGGGACCTCAGCCTCCAGTTTACCAAGGACAACCGCCCTTGCAGCAAACAGAGGGGCCAATGCTTGAACAGCAGGTGGCACCATCAGATAAGCCACCAAAGGCGGAG CTACCAGGAATGGATTTTGCTGAACCACAAGGTCCATCA GTGTTCCAAATAGCTCGTTTGATATCTCGGGGACCAATGCCACAAAATAAACCATCTCcg CTTTATCCGGGAATATTTTACATGTCCTATGGAGCAAATCAATTG AACGCTCCTGGCAGACTTGGCATCATGAGCTCAGAAGAAATGGCT ggaggcagaggaagccCCATGGCCTATGGAGCCATGTTCCCAGGATTTGGAGGCATGAGGCCTAACCTTGGAGGGATGCCCCACAATCCAGGCATGGGCGGGGACTTTACTCTGGAATTTGACTCCCCAGTCGCGGGAACCAAAGGCcctgagaagggagaaggaggggcacAAGGCTCCCCCATGCACGATGTCAACCCAGCCAATCCAGAAAACCCGGCTCTCCTTACCGAGGTAGCACCTGGTGCCCTAGGAGGGCTTCTTGCTCATCCAAAGGACAATGATCCCAGCCTGGCAAGAGGCCCTGCAGGGCAGAGCGGGGGACCCCCCAGGGTCACCCCGGCAGACGCTGACCCACTGATGACCCCTGAATTAGCTGATATTTATGAGACCTACGGTGCTGATGTGACCACACCCCTGGAAGAAACGCCCACGGATACCACAGTGATCCCAGACACTGAGCAAACATTGATGCCAGAAAACAAGGCCCAGCAGCCCCAGATTATGCCTGACGGGTGGCATTTCCAAGAGCCCTGA